The following coding sequences are from one Sulfitobacter sp. HNIBRBA3233 window:
- the gyrA gene encoding DNA gyrase subunit A yields MSDTPQTPENEGELPPERPTFDGPSVTIEHEMRTSYLDYAMSVIVSRAIPDLRDGLKPVHRRILYAMHETGNTADKPYRKSARPVGDVMGQYHPHGDSAIYDALVRMAQDFSMSLPLLDGQGNFGSMDGDNAAAMRYTEVRMDKPADYLLADIDKETVDFQDNYDGKQKEPSVLPARFPNMLVNGAGGIAVGMATNIPPHNLGEVIDACQALIENPDLSSEELIEYVPGPDFPTGGIMLGRSGARKAYLEGRGSVVIRAKTRVEEIRRDRWAIVIDEIPYQVNKATMIERIAEQAREKKIEGIAHVQDESDRNGVRVVVELKRDATADVVLNQLFRFTPLQTYFGCNMLALNGGRPETLTLRRFLTAFIDFREDVVARRTAYLLRKARDRSHILCGLAVAVTNIDEIVATIRASADAAEAREKLMTRRWPAESILQYIALIDDPTHTANDDGTYNLSETQARAILELRLQRLTQIGVKEVTDELEELARKIKEYLEILGSRERIMQIIADELAEVKELFAVPRRTEIVDWSGDMEDEDLIAREDMVVTVTSGGYIKRTPLADFRAQRRGGKGLSGGALKEDDVVTTLFVANTHTQLLFFTTDGMVYKLKTWRLPQGARTSKGKAIVNILPIPTGVSIAAIMPVDRDEAEWDDLQVVFATSAGTVRRNKLSDFTNVMRNGKIAMKFEGEHEGTTLINARIASNDDDVMLVTDAGRAIRFPATDVRVFNSRNSVGVRGIRLGDGDTVVSMSVIRHFEASSEERVAYLKQRRLMAGLTDDDASDDEEEVVAGGQLSTERYAEMSASEDLILTITSGGAGKISSAHDYPVRGRGGMGVTAWSKGMSTGPIIACFPVEMSDQIMLATSKGQSIRVPVDGISFRSRSAGGVKVFDTGKGEQVVSVAWIADQGEEDVADDSAEDTSGNE; encoded by the coding sequence GTGAGCGACACACCTCAAACACCTGAAAACGAAGGCGAATTGCCGCCCGAGCGCCCAACGTTCGACGGGCCGTCGGTGACGATCGAACACGAGATGCGCACAAGCTATCTCGATTACGCGATGAGCGTCATCGTCAGCCGCGCGATTCCCGACCTGCGCGACGGGCTGAAACCGGTGCACCGGCGCATCCTCTACGCGATGCACGAAACCGGCAACACCGCCGACAAACCCTATCGCAAGTCCGCGCGTCCCGTGGGCGATGTGATGGGCCAGTACCACCCGCATGGCGACAGCGCGATCTACGACGCGCTGGTGCGCATGGCGCAGGATTTCTCGATGTCGCTGCCGCTTCTCGACGGTCAGGGCAACTTCGGCTCGATGGACGGCGATAACGCCGCCGCCATGCGCTATACCGAAGTGCGCATGGACAAGCCCGCCGATTACCTGCTGGCCGATATCGACAAGGAAACCGTGGATTTTCAGGACAACTACGACGGCAAGCAGAAAGAGCCGTCCGTCCTGCCCGCACGCTTTCCCAACATGCTCGTCAACGGTGCGGGCGGCATTGCCGTGGGCATGGCCACGAACATCCCGCCGCACAATCTGGGTGAGGTCATCGACGCCTGTCAGGCGCTGATCGAGAACCCCGATCTGAGCTCGGAAGAGCTGATCGAATATGTCCCCGGCCCCGATTTCCCTACGGGTGGCATCATGCTGGGACGGTCCGGCGCGCGCAAAGCCTACCTCGAAGGGCGCGGCAGCGTCGTGATCCGCGCCAAGACGCGGGTCGAGGAGATCCGCCGCGACCGCTGGGCCATCGTCATCGACGAGATCCCCTATCAGGTGAACAAGGCCACGATGATCGAACGCATCGCCGAACAGGCGCGCGAGAAAAAGATCGAGGGCATTGCGCACGTTCAGGACGAATCCGACCGCAACGGCGTGCGTGTCGTGGTCGAACTCAAGCGCGACGCGACCGCCGATGTGGTGCTGAACCAGCTGTTCCGCTTTACGCCGCTGCAAACCTATTTCGGCTGCAACATGCTGGCGCTGAACGGCGGTCGTCCCGAAACGCTGACGCTGCGCCGGTTCCTGACCGCCTTCATCGACTTCCGCGAGGATGTCGTTGCGCGGCGCACGGCGTATCTTTTGCGCAAGGCCCGCGACCGCAGCCACATCCTGTGCGGTCTGGCCGTGGCCGTCACCAATATCGACGAAATCGTCGCGACCATCCGCGCGTCTGCCGATGCCGCCGAGGCGCGCGAAAAGCTGATGACCCGCCGCTGGCCCGCGGAATCGATCCTTCAGTACATCGCGCTGATCGACGATCCGACCCATACCGCCAACGACGACGGCACCTACAACCTCTCCGAGACGCAGGCGCGCGCCATTCTGGAACTGCGCCTGCAACGCCTGACCCAGATCGGCGTGAAGGAAGTCACCGACGAGCTGGAAGAACTGGCGCGCAAGATCAAGGAATACCTTGAAATTCTGGGCAGCCGCGAGCGGATCATGCAGATCATCGCGGACGAGCTGGCCGAGGTCAAAGAGCTCTTTGCCGTGCCCCGCCGGACCGAGATCGTCGACTGGTCGGGCGATATGGAGGACGAGGACCTCATCGCGCGCGAGGACATGGTCGTGACCGTCACATCGGGCGGCTATATCAAGCGGACCCCGCTGGCCGATTTCCGCGCGCAGCGCCGGGGCGGCAAGGGCCTGTCCGGTGGCGCGCTGAAGGAAGACGATGTGGTCACCACCCTCTTCGTCGCCAACACTCATACCCAGCTGCTGTTCTTCACCACCGACGGCATGGTCTACAAGCTCAAGACATGGCGCCTGCCGCAGGGCGCGCGCACGTCGAAGGGCAAGGCGATCGTGAACATCCTGCCGATCCCCACAGGTGTCTCCATCGCGGCAATCATGCCCGTGGACCGCGACGAGGCGGAATGGGACGATCTGCAGGTGGTCTTCGCCACGTCCGCCGGAACCGTGCGCCGCAACAAGCTCAGCGATTTCACCAACGTCATGCGCAACGGCAAGATCGCGATGAAGTTCGAGGGCGAGCACGAGGGCACCACCCTGATAAATGCGCGCATCGCATCGAACGATGACGACGTGATGCTGGTCACCGACGCGGGCCGCGCGATCCGCTTCCCGGCCACCGATGTGCGGGTGTTCAACAGCCGCAATTCCGTCGGTGTGCGCGGGATCAGGCTGGGCGATGGCGACACCGTGGTTTCAATGTCCGTGATCCGCCATTTCGAGGCGAGTTCCGAAGAACGGGTGGCCTATCTCAAACAGCGCCGTCTGATGGCGGGCCTGACCGACGATGACGCCAGCGATGACGAGGAAGAGGTTGTCGCGGGCGGCCAGCTTTCGACCGAGCGTTATGCGGAAATGTCGGCCTCCGAGGATCTGATCCTGACGATCACGTCCGGCGGCGCGGGCAAGATTTCATCGGCCCATGACTATCCGGTGCGCGGGCGCGGCGGCATGGGGGTGACCGCCTGGTCCAAGGGCATGTCCACCGGCCCGATCATCGCCTGCTTCCCGGTCGAGATGTCGGACCAGATCATGCTGGCCACGTCCAAGGGCCAGTCGATCCGCGTTCCCGTGGACGGCATTTCCTTCCGGTCGCGCAGCGCAGGTGGCGTGAAGGTCTTCGATACCGGCAAGGGCGAGCAGGTCGTCAGCGTCGCCTGGATTGCCGATCAGGGTGAAGAGGATGTTGCCGATGACAGCGCCGAAGACACCTCTGGCAATGAATAA
- a CDS encoding usg protein — MRETETELMLKGYGLTTAEFFYRMPDYTHVLNSYIWQDYDIAPDHPRLFKFVEFWQSEIEGPLHSVRFSHRKLLASGEWRHVTGEFTLH, encoded by the coding sequence ATGCGCGAAACAGAGACCGAGTTGATGCTGAAGGGATACGGGCTGACCACGGCAGAATTTTTCTATCGGATGCCCGACTATACCCATGTTCTCAATAGCTATATCTGGCAGGACTACGACATCGCGCCGGACCATCCGCGCCTGTTCAAGTTCGTGGAGTTCTGGCAGAGCGAGATCGAAGGCCCCCTGCATTCCGTGCGCTTTTCGCACCGCAAGCTTCTGGCAAGCGGCGAATGGCGCCATGTGACGGGCGAATTCACCCTGCACTGA
- a CDS encoding DUF2855 family protein produces the protein MQRILVNQREIAQTRIETVPPAACGPGEARLRLQSFALTANNVTYAASGFAIGYWKFFPTGVDGQGLVPVWGTAEVVESNADALAVGTRLYGFYPMAEELVITPQAGGQGGFVDVAEHRAELPAVYNRYTPVESDTQSDHMRALLQPLLATSYLLFDWLMDNDLFGARQIIVGSASSKTGLGLCKYLAEPQERDYSIVGLTSQRNRAFVEGLGACDRVLTYDAVDQLPREPSVYVDMSGNGQVKQAVHATLGDHLKHSSAVGISHWDQFQPGIALEGVKPQFFFAPAQIAKRREDWGPGVMEKKITAAWKRLAEDAAAWLEVKPQAGLAAAEAVYLDLARGTADPRHGHVITL, from the coding sequence ATGCAGCGGATTTTGGTGAACCAGCGCGAGATCGCGCAAACGCGGATCGAAACCGTCCCGCCCGCGGCGTGCGGGCCGGGCGAGGCGCGGTTGCGGCTGCAAAGCTTTGCGTTGACTGCCAACAACGTGACCTACGCCGCGTCGGGATTTGCCATCGGGTACTGGAAATTCTTTCCCACGGGCGTAGACGGTCAGGGGCTGGTGCCTGTCTGGGGCACGGCGGAAGTGGTGGAAAGCAACGCCGACGCGCTGGCTGTCGGCACAAGGCTCTACGGCTTCTACCCGATGGCCGAAGAGCTGGTCATCACCCCGCAAGCGGGCGGGCAAGGCGGCTTTGTCGACGTGGCAGAGCACCGTGCGGAGCTTCCGGCGGTCTATAACCGCTACACCCCCGTCGAGAGCGATACCCAGAGCGACCACATGCGCGCGCTGCTGCAGCCGCTGCTGGCGACATCCTATCTGCTGTTCGACTGGTTGATGGACAACGATCTTTTCGGCGCGCGCCAGATCATCGTCGGGTCGGCCTCGTCCAAGACCGGTCTGGGCCTGTGCAAATACCTCGCCGAACCGCAGGAGCGGGACTATTCCATCGTCGGGCTGACATCGCAGCGCAACCGCGCTTTTGTCGAAGGGCTAGGTGCCTGTGACAGGGTGCTGACCTATGACGCCGTTGACCAGCTGCCCCGCGAGCCTTCCGTCTATGTCGATATGTCGGGCAACGGTCAGGTTAAACAGGCGGTCCACGCGACGCTGGGCGACCATCTGAAACATTCCTCGGCCGTGGGGATCAGCCACTGGGACCAGTTCCAGCCCGGTATCGCGCTGGAAGGGGTGAAGCCGCAGTTCTTCTTCGCCCCCGCGCAGATCGCCAAACGGCGCGAGGACTGGGGACCGGGGGTGATGGAAAAGAAGATCACCGCCGCATGGAAGCGGCTGGCAGAAGATGCGGCGGCCTGGCTGGAGGTCAAACCGCAGGCCGGGCTGGCGGCGGCAGAGGCGGTCTATCTGGATCTGGCCCGTGGCACAGCCGATCCGCGCCACGGTCACGTCATCACGCTCTAG
- a CDS encoding radical SAM protein, whose amino-acid sequence MKDNVLANAGKFVDPGVTAKGEPRARVALSHPETLWFNTGTLCNIECANCYILSSPTNDALVYITAEEVRSYLDQLEDRAWNVGEIAFTGGEPFMNPQMIEMTEAALERGYEVLILTNAMLPMMRKHMRAGLLRLNAAYPGKLTLRISVDHYRADLHDAERGKGAFEKTLTGMKWLSENGFRMAVAGRSVFGDSDAESRAGYGAFYAEHGFDIDANDPGMTVLFPEMDESVEVPEITTACWGILDKSPDAVMCSSSRMVVKRRGAAKPAVLACTLLPYAPEFELGETLEEAERDVALNHPHCAKFCVLGGASCSA is encoded by the coding sequence ATGAAAGACAACGTATTGGCCAACGCGGGCAAATTCGTTGACCCCGGCGTGACCGCCAAGGGCGAGCCGCGCGCGCGTGTGGCGCTGAGCCATCCCGAAACCCTCTGGTTCAACACTGGCACCCTGTGCAACATCGAGTGCGCGAATTGCTATATCCTGTCCAGCCCGACGAACGACGCGCTGGTCTATATCACCGCCGAGGAGGTGCGCAGCTATCTCGACCAGCTCGAGGACCGCGCCTGGAACGTGGGCGAGATCGCCTTTACCGGCGGCGAGCCCTTCATGAACCCGCAGATGATCGAGATGACCGAGGCGGCGCTGGAGCGCGGATACGAGGTGCTGATCCTTACCAACGCGATGCTGCCGATGATGCGCAAACACATGCGCGCGGGACTGTTGCGGCTCAATGCCGCCTACCCCGGCAAGCTGACGTTGCGCATTTCGGTGGATCATTACCGCGCCGATCTGCACGACGCCGAGCGCGGCAAGGGCGCGTTCGAAAAGACGCTGACCGGCATGAAATGGCTGTCCGAGAACGGCTTTCGCATGGCGGTCGCGGGACGGTCGGTCTTTGGCGACAGCGATGCCGAAAGCCGCGCGGGATACGGCGCGTTCTACGCCGAACACGGCTTTGACATCGACGCCAACGATCCCGGCATGACTGTGCTGTTTCCGGAAATGGACGAAAGCGTGGAAGTGCCCGAAATCACCACCGCTTGCTGGGGTATTCTGGACAAATCGCCCGATGCGGTCATGTGCTCAAGCTCGCGGATGGTCGTCAAACGGCGCGGCGCGGCGAAACCCGCCGTTCTGGCCTGCACGCTGCTGCCCTACGCGCCCGAATTCGAACTGGGCGAAACGCTGGAGGAGGCCGAACGCGATGTCGCCCTCAACCACCCCCATTGCGCCAAGTTCTGCGTGCTCGGCGGGGCCAGCTGCTCCGCCTGA
- the zwf gene encoding glucose-6-phosphate dehydrogenase, which yields MVSRVIPVDTFDLVIFGGTGDLARRKILPGLFRRFCAGQMPADARIIGAARSEMDSAGYRDMVRAAIAEFGGEQACDDATLGRFLEQLSYIAIDARGDGGWAELQEAMKGTDRVEAYYFSVAPALFGDIAERLQKWGMADAGARIVVEKPFGRDLETARALNKTLATYFNEDQIYRIDHYLGKETVQNLMAVRFGNMLFEPLWNSQYVDHIQITVAETVGVGGRGEYYDKSGAMRDMVQNHLMQLLCLIAMEPPARFAPDAVRDEKLKVIRALDQPEPHHVVRGQYQAEPMNEAENPGYRTAVENARSRTESFIALRTEISNWRWAGTPFYLRTGKRMSARSSEITVVFKDTPHSIFEEDAGRHRNVLSIRLQPNEGITLGVTIKEPGPGGMRLIDVPLDMTFAEALNPEEVEQVDAYERLIMDVIRGNQTLFMRGDEVEAAWAWTDPIIEGWEARNDVPKPYDFGSAGPTDADQLLRREGRAWREVTT from the coding sequence ATGGTTTCACGCGTCATTCCGGTGGATACTTTCGATCTGGTGATCTTCGGCGGCACCGGTGATCTGGCGCGGCGCAAGATCCTGCCCGGTTTGTTCCGGCGGTTCTGCGCAGGCCAGATGCCTGCCGACGCGCGGATCATCGGCGCTGCGCGCAGCGAGATGGACAGCGCCGGCTACCGCGACATGGTGCGCGCGGCCATTGCCGAGTTCGGCGGCGAACAGGCCTGCGACGATGCCACGCTGGGCCGCTTTCTCGAACAGCTGTCCTATATCGCCATAGACGCGCGCGGCGATGGCGGCTGGGCCGAATTGCAGGAGGCGATGAAGGGCACCGACCGGGTCGAGGCCTATTATTTCTCGGTCGCGCCCGCGCTCTTTGGCGATATTGCGGAGCGTTTGCAGAAATGGGGCATGGCGGACGCCGGCGCGCGGATCGTGGTGGAAAAGCCCTTCGGGCGCGATCTGGAAACCGCGCGCGCGCTGAACAAGACGCTGGCGACCTATTTCAACGAGGACCAGATCTACCGGATCGACCATTATCTGGGCAAGGAAACGGTCCAGAACCTGATGGCGGTCCGCTTTGGCAACATGCTGTTCGAACCGCTCTGGAACAGCCAGTACGTCGATCACATCCAGATCACCGTGGCCGAAACCGTGGGTGTGGGCGGGCGCGGCGAATACTATGACAAATCGGGGGCGATGCGCGACATGGTGCAGAACCACCTGATGCAGCTTTTGTGCCTGATCGCGATGGAGCCGCCCGCGCGGTTTGCCCCCGACGCGGTGCGCGACGAAAAGCTGAAGGTCATCCGCGCGCTGGACCAGCCAGAGCCGCACCATGTGGTGCGCGGCCAGTATCAGGCCGAACCGATGAACGAGGCCGAGAACCCCGGCTATCGCACGGCGGTTGAAAATGCCCGCTCGCGCACCGAAAGCTTTATCGCGCTGCGTACCGAAATCAGCAACTGGCGGTGGGCGGGCACGCCGTTCTACCTGCGCACCGGCAAGCGGATGAGCGCGCGCAGCTCCGAAATCACGGTGGTGTTCAAGGACACGCCGCATTCGATCTTCGAGGAGGACGCAGGCCGCCACCGCAACGTGCTGTCGATCCGGCTGCAGCCGAACGAAGGCATCACGCTCGGGGTGACCATCAAGGAGCCGGGGCCGGGGGGGATGCGGCTGATCGACGTGCCGCTCGACATGACATTCGCCGAGGCGCTCAACCCCGAGGAGGTCGAGCAGGTCGACGCCTACGAGCGGCTGATCATGGACGTGATCCGTGGCAACCAGACCCTGTTCATGCGCGGCGACGAGGTCGAGGCGGCCTGGGCCTGGACAGATCCGATCATCGAAGGCTGGGAGGCGCGCAACGATGTGCCAAAGCCATATGACTTCGGCAGCGCCGGTCCCACGGATGCCGACCAACTGCTGCGGCGCGAAGGCCGCGCATGGCGTGAGGTGACGACATGA
- the pgl gene encoding 6-phosphogluconolactonase translates to MKLSEYADREMMALDVANRLGSELRAALAQNDTVTFAVPGGSTPGPVFDALSAVHLDWERVEVILTDERWVPEANALSNAALVRRRLLTGPAAAARLRTYYSERQTIAEAARTHAEALRDLLPVDVMVLGMGADMHTASLFPGARGLEQALAHNAPACLPILIDGQEIQRFTLTAPVLRAAGEVHVLITGQDKRDALERAADMPDEDAPIRTVMDLATFHWSA, encoded by the coding sequence ATGAAGCTATCCGAATACGCAGACCGGGAAATGATGGCGCTGGACGTGGCAAATCGGCTGGGATCCGAGCTGCGCGCGGCACTGGCGCAGAACGACACGGTAACCTTTGCGGTGCCCGGCGGCAGCACTCCCGGACCGGTCTTTGATGCGCTGTCGGCCGTGCATCTCGACTGGGAGCGGGTAGAGGTGATCCTGACCGATGAACGCTGGGTGCCCGAGGCAAACGCGCTGTCGAACGCGGCGCTGGTCCGGCGCAGGCTGCTGACCGGTCCGGCGGCGGCGGCACGGCTGAGAACCTATTACTCCGAACGCCAGACCATCGCCGAAGCGGCGCGCACGCACGCCGAAGCGCTGCGCGACCTGCTGCCGGTGGATGTCATGGTCCTTGGCATGGGGGCGGACATGCATACCGCGTCGCTTTTTCCCGGCGCGCGGGGCTTGGAGCAGGCGCTTGCGCATAATGCGCCCGCCTGCCTGCCGATCCTGATTGACGGGCAGGAGATCCAGCGTTTCACCCTGACCGCACCGGTGTTGCGCGCGGCGGGCGAGGTTCATGTGCTGATCACCGGTCAGGACAAGCGCGACGCGCTGGAACGCGCGGCCGATATGCCCGACGAGGATGCGCCGATCCGCACCGTTATGGACCTTGCCACCTTCCACTGGAGCGCCTGA
- the pgi gene encoding glucose-6-phosphate isomerase encodes MTAWSTLHALHEATAKRPITELFGAADRAAAFSAQTGDMRLDYSKTNIDEDTRTALLRLARECDVAARRDAMFAGERINDTENRAVLHSALRNLDGGAVEVDGKDVMPPVRDTLAAMRRFADEVRSGDITDVVNIGIGGSDLGPAMAVKALSPYHDGPRCHFVSNVDGADIADTLARLDARRTLVIVASKTFTTIETMTNARTARAWMGDHGGDPQRQFAALSSATDKTADFGIDPAHVFGFEDWVGGRYSVWGPIGLSLMIAIGPAAFDAFLRGGQAMDTHFRHAELHESLPVMLALVGIWHNQICGHATRAVLPYDERLGMLPAYLQQLEMESNGKGVRHDGTDSPRDTGPVVWGAAGTNGQHAFYQLIHQGTRVIPCEFLLAAEGHEPDLRHHHRLLVANCLAQSKALMEGRDLGAAMKIAADKGFEGAERERQARHRVFPGNRPSTTLLYPKLDPFTLGQIVALYEHRVFVEGVILDINSFDQWGVELGKELATSLQPVVDGEAGHEGLDPSTAALVDFIHRHGG; translated from the coding sequence ATGACCGCCTGGAGCACCCTGCACGCGCTGCATGAGGCCACCGCGAAACGCCCGATCACGGAGCTTTTCGGGGCGGCGGACCGCGCTGCCGCCTTTTCCGCGCAGACCGGTGACATGCGCCTCGACTATTCCAAGACCAATATCGACGAAGACACCCGCACGGCCTTGCTGCGGCTGGCCCGCGAGTGCGATGTCGCCGCAAGGCGCGATGCGATGTTTGCCGGCGAGCGGATCAACGACACGGAAAACCGCGCCGTTCTGCACAGCGCGCTGCGCAACCTCGACGGGGGCGCGGTAGAGGTGGACGGCAAGGATGTCATGCCGCCCGTGCGCGACACGCTGGCCGCCATGCGCCGCTTTGCCGACGAGGTGCGCAGCGGCGATATCACGGATGTGGTCAATATCGGCATCGGCGGCTCCGATCTGGGCCCCGCAATGGCGGTCAAGGCGCTGAGCCCCTACCACGACGGGCCGCGCTGCCATTTCGTGTCGAATGTCGACGGCGCGGATATCGCGGACACGCTGGCGCGGCTCGACGCGCGGCGCACGCTGGTCATCGTCGCCTCCAAGACATTTACCACCATCGAGACGATGACCAATGCCCGCACGGCGCGCGCGTGGATGGGTGACCACGGCGGCGACCCGCAACGCCAGTTCGCGGCGCTGAGTTCGGCCACGGACAAGACGGCGGATTTCGGGATCGACCCTGCCCATGTCTTCGGGTTCGAGGATTGGGTCGGCGGGCGCTATTCCGTCTGGGGGCCGATCGGCCTGTCGCTGATGATCGCCATCGGCCCCGCGGCTTTCGACGCGTTCCTGCGCGGCGGGCAGGCGATGGACACGCATTTCCGCCACGCCGAGCTGCACGAAAGCCTGCCGGTGATGCTGGCGCTGGTGGGGATCTGGCACAACCAGATCTGCGGTCACGCCACCCGCGCCGTGCTGCCCTACGACGAGCGGCTGGGGATGCTGCCGGCCTATCTGCAACAGCTCGAGATGGAATCGAATGGCAAGGGCGTGCGCCACGACGGCACCGACAGCCCGCGCGACACCGGCCCGGTCGTCTGGGGGGCGGCGGGCACCAACGGGCAGCACGCGTTCTACCAGCTGATCCATCAGGGCACGCGGGTCATCCCTTGCGAATTCCTGCTGGCGGCAGAGGGGCACGAGCCCGACCTCAGGCACCACCACCGGCTTCTGGTGGCCAACTGCCTTGCGCAGTCCAAGGCACTGATGGAAGGGCGTGATCTGGGCGCGGCGATGAAGATTGCCGCCGACAAGGGGTTTGAGGGCGCGGAGCGTGAGCGGCAGGCCCGCCACCGGGTGTTTCCGGGCAATCGCCCGTCGACCACGCTGCTCTATCCCAAGCTCGATCCGTTCACACTGGGCCAGATCGTGGCGCTCTACGAACACAGGGTCTTTGTCGAAGGGGTGATCCTCGACATCAATTCATTCGACCAGTGGGGCGTGGAGCTGGGCAAGGAGCTTGCCACGTCCCTCCAGCCGGTGGTCGACGGGGAGGCGGGGCACGAGGGGCTGGACCCGTCGACGGCGGCGCTGGTGGATTTCATCCACCGCCACGGCGGCTAG
- a CDS encoding acyl-CoA thioesterase — MTIPYHTPLSADQQRSLGIETPQPLAMADRVRFSELDTLNHVNNSRYMEWFERMRVRYSQECGISTYGGEGAAPRIVIRSGEIHYRQEMVMDEDYVATCGCTAFRNTSYTLRQEIWSGGTIRCTFDCVLVLLYPDGSGRRMPIPDAVRERFVAVDGATPA; from the coding sequence ATGACAATTCCCTATCACACCCCGCTCAGCGCCGATCAGCAACGCAGCCTTGGCATCGAAACACCCCAGCCGCTTGCGATGGCCGACCGCGTGCGGTTCTCGGAACTCGATACGCTCAACCACGTCAACAACTCGCGCTACATGGAGTGGTTCGAGAGGATGCGCGTGCGCTATTCGCAGGAATGCGGGATTTCGACCTACGGCGGCGAAGGCGCAGCGCCCCGCATCGTGATCCGCTCCGGCGAAATCCACTACCGCCAGGAAATGGTGATGGACGAGGATTATGTGGCGACCTGCGGCTGTACCGCCTTTCGCAATACCTCCTACACGCTGCGACAGGAAATCTGGTCGGGGGGCACGATCCGTTGCACGTTCGATTGCGTGCTGGTGCTGCTGTATCCGGATGGCAGCGGGCGGCGGATGCCGATTCCCGATGCCGTGCGCGAACGGTTCGTCGCGGTGGACGGGGCGACGCCCGCCTGA
- a CDS encoding class I SAM-dependent methyltransferase, with the protein MTDPATNAEQRKFWSEDVGDVWARQAQAMDATLAGVLDGLLARARLSTGARVYDIGCGAGASTRAIAAAVGETGHVTGLDISEPLLAQARAQNGGAEYLIADAQSYAFDAQSADAVLSRFGVMFFSDTAAAFANMARALRPAGRMVFATWGAIPENPFFTLPARVAREVLGPVPKSDPDAPGPFALRDADAVCAMLRGAGLAASVDTVNVPLPLGQDTGRIADTLQEIGPIPGAFRHHNASAADRAATLAALREALEEHRTPQGIVLGSQIHYFTATKSA; encoded by the coding sequence ATGACCGATCCCGCGACGAATGCCGAGCAGCGCAAGTTCTGGAGCGAGGACGTAGGCGACGTCTGGGCCCGGCAGGCGCAGGCGATGGATGCCACGCTGGCGGGGGTGCTGGACGGGCTCCTGGCCCGCGCGCGGCTGTCCACGGGCGCGCGCGTCTACGATATCGGCTGCGGTGCGGGGGCGAGCACGCGCGCCATCGCCGCCGCCGTTGGCGAGACGGGGCATGTCACGGGGCTCGACATTTCCGAGCCGCTTCTGGCGCAGGCGCGCGCGCAGAACGGCGGGGCCGAATACCTCATCGCCGATGCGCAATCCTACGCCTTCGACGCGCAATCCGCGGATGCAGTGCTGTCGCGGTTCGGGGTAATGTTCTTTTCCGACACCGCCGCCGCCTTTGCCAATATGGCCCGCGCGCTGCGGCCCGCAGGGCGCATGGTCTTTGCCACATGGGGGGCGATCCCCGAAAACCCGTTCTTCACCCTGCCCGCGCGCGTCGCCCGCGAGGTTCTGGGCCCGGTCCCCAAAAGCGATCCGGACGCGCCCGGCCCCTTCGCGCTGCGCGACGCGGATGCGGTCTGCGCGATGCTGCGCGGTGCGGGCCTTGCGGCCTCGGTGGATACCGTGAACGTACCCCTGCCCTTGGGACAGGACACAGGCCGGATCGCGGACACCCTGCAAGAGATCGGCCCCATCCCCGGCGCCTTTCGCCACCACAACGCCTCTGCCGCCGACCGCGCGGCGACCCTCGCCGCCCTGCGCGAGGCGCTGGAGGAGCACAGAACACCGCAGGGCATCGTGCTGGGATCGCAGATCCACTACTTCACCGCCACCAAATCCGCTTGA